TGATTTGCTCAATCGCCTGCAAAACAACAATCCCCGTCTTTACGTCCAGCGCTCCAGTCGGTTCGTCGCACAACAGAACGTCGGGTTGTTTGGCAATCGCCCGCGCAATGGCCACTCGCTGTTGTTCACCGCCGCTGAGTTGCGCCGGGTAATGGTTCAAACGTTCGCCAAGTCCGACCAGGCGCAACGCTTCCGCAGGCGGGATCGGCCGCTCTGCGATTTCAGTCACTAGCGCGACGTTTTCTTCGGCGGTCAGACTAGCGACCAGATTGTAAAACTGAAAGACAAATCCCACATGCTCGCGGCGATAGTGGGTCAGCAGGGCATCGTCGTTCCGCGAAAGATCATGATCGCGAAACCGCACCTGCCCCGAGGTCGGCACATCAAGGCCTCCCAGGATGTTCAATAACGTCGACTTGCCACTACCCGAGGCACCTAGCAAGACCACAAACTCACCAGGAAACAGATCGAGATCGACGCCGCGCAAGGCGTGAATGTCCGTCTCACCCGCGCGGTAGACCTTCGTAATACCGCGAGCTTGAAACAGCGGTAAGCGGTCAGTCTTTGATTGTCGAGTCGTCATAGGTTCGCAACATGGAAGAACTTTCGAATCGACAGCGGTTGCCTCGCCATTGCAATTACTGCACCGACGCATTTGAGCGGCAATAAGGAGGCGCACACTCCTCGCGACTGTGCGAATTAGCGCGCGAGTGTGACAGAAAGAGGGTCGCTGCAACTCACTGACATTTACCACTTGGCTCGAGATTACGCAGATGACGGCCTCCGAAATGGAATTGGCAAAGCCCAGTACAGACGCTGAATGACACCAAGGTGAACCGGTCAGCTGCTGAATGACGAAAAACTCGACTTGCCGCGTGCAGTTCAAACGAACGCGAAGTTGTCCGCCGCTATCGCTGAAACCAGCACGACGACATCTGCGAAAACGAACGGCATAAACGCGAGTACGTGGACCAGTCACTTAACGATACCCCTGCGTTTTCTCAGGCTGTTAAGCGCCTAAGCTTCATGTACCTACGATAGCGAGCACAATCTCCAAGATGATTAGCACCACGACGCTCAACTCCAGCAATTCGAGCCGGAACATCGAAGACTGCTCGGCCAATGTCTCGTGGACATCGGAGGTGACATCGATCGCTTGTCGAACATTTTGTGCCCACTCTCGCAAGTGAAAACGATCTGCAAGCAGACGATAGACCCTGGAAAGATACTGATCGCCTACCAATTGGAGGGTGCTATCGGCTCGTTCAAATGTACCGACTGCGTCCATGCGGATCTCGGTAAGGAAGCGAAGCGGTCTGGCGTGCGTCCGCCAAAATGGGAGCCACGAGCGAGCCGAAGCTTGTATCTGGCGTCGCGCAATTTTCAGTGCAGAGTCTACTTTCTGATCCAAGTATCGATATTCAAGCAACTGAAGATTTGCAAACTCGATCGTATGCAGCGTCTCGTCACAATCGCAGTCGATAATTACTGTGGCAGCCCAGTCAATAAACACGATATCGTTTCGGCCATAGGATATCTGGCACCGTAAAGCCTCGGACATCTCTACATCAGACAAAGGTTCTTTCGTGAGTCGGAGCAAGCTGACAATCGATGGAGCCAACTGAGTGTTCACTACGCCATTCTCAACGAGCAATGGGTGCGGATCGATTTGGAATATAAAGTATTCCTCGTAAGACTCGTTCCAAAGCGGTTCGTCGATCGTCGGGAACAGTTTGTCGAAAATGGGCTTAGCGACAGAGTGCGCCAATGACTGAAGCCAATTCTGATTCGCGAGATTCACTGCCAGTTCGCGTAGTTGGCCCAGCTCTAAATTAATCGGAACTCGGAACGCAACATTTGCTGCTCCAAATTCGAAGACAATAACCTCCGCATCCGCGGCAGATTCGAGACTTGGAAAAGGCAATCGGATACTTCCTAAGCTACACCGAACCGGCGACGGTCGATAAGCGATTGCATCGGGAGTGCGCCTGCGGCGGGGAAGATCGCCAACTTCTGCGGGGATTTGCCGTATTGCTTGTTCAAGGTCAACTGACTCACCCCAGTCAAAAGCAATGATGCAATGTAACTTACCCGAGACGCGTATCTCATCAACCTTTGCTTCGCTTGCCATTTCCACCTTTAGTCACTTCCAGCATGGCCGACATAGGGAACGTTGCAAATCAGTTGGACGGGCAACCGGACTTTCGGGGACGCCATTCATTGAATGCTACTCGCAACGCGAGGCTGCGGCTTCAGCAATACCTTGCGGTGTTCCGGACCGGAGCAAAGCAGCAATCCGTTGAAAGTCCTCTCCGTAAGCTGCCAGGATATCGTCGAGTGTGACAATCCCGCAGATGCGTCCGAGTTCGTCTTCAACGGGAAGTCGTCTTACGCAATTTTGCTGCATGACTTGTAGTGCCCGAACACTACCCTCGGTTTCGGCAATCACCACGGGAGACGTGGTCATGACATCAGCCAAGAGAGTGGTAGTCGGGGCCTTACCTGCAGCGAGGACTCGTTCGACTAGATCTCGATCGGTGATCATTCCCACAGCTGCATAAGCATCATTCACGACGACAAGTGATCCGACCGCTCGCTGCCGCATACGCACGGCGGCCTGTTGCGCAGTTTCCTGCGCTTCCGCAAAGTCTGGAGCACGGCTCATTATGGTCTTCACCAACATGTGTGGTTCCCTCGATCATGTTGCCCTACTATCTTCCCTCACTTACCGTCCCCAAGGCCCAATCCTGGGGATATTGCTCGTTTAGCGGGAACGAATTGCCTACCCTTGACCGGCTTTGACCACGATCTTTTTCGGCCGCGCTTCTTCAGTTTTGGGAAGCTTGACCGTTAGCACTCCGGCCGTATATTCCGCTGCAACTTCATCCGCCTGAATATTGCACGGAAGAGTCACCGTGCGAGCAAACTTACCGGTTCGGCGTTCTGTGCGATGCCAGGTTTTGCCTTTCTCCTCTTTTTCTTCTTTGCGTTCGCCGCGAACGGTAACGACGTTGCCGTTCACATCGA
Above is a window of Anatilimnocola aggregata DNA encoding:
- a CDS encoding CBS domain-containing protein, with amino-acid sequence MSRAPDFAEAQETAQQAAVRMRQRAVGSLVVVNDAYAAVGMITDRDLVERVLAAGKAPTTTLLADVMTTSPVVIAETEGSVRALQVMQQNCVRRLPVEDELGRICGIVTLDDILAAYGEDFQRIAALLRSGTPQGIAEAAASRCE
- a CDS encoding ABC transporter ATP-binding protein, yielding MTTRQSKTDRLPLFQARGITKVYRAGETDIHALRGVDLDLFPGEFVVLLGASGSGKSTLLNILGGLDVPTSGQVRFRDHDLSRNDDALLTHYRREHVGFVFQFYNLVASLTAEENVALVTEIAERPIPPAEALRLVGLGERLNHYPAQLSGGEQQRVAIARAIAKQPDVLLCDEPTGALDVKTGIVVLQAIEQINRQLGTTTAIITHNAAIAGMADRVLRLSDGRIVEIVVNQRRAPAVEIVW
- a CDS encoding Hsp20/alpha crystallin family protein, producing MIGTLATRRTQGLKHLRDEVEDVLGRFLGEPTDGWLTSEIAAPLDIAETVNAFELRLDAPAMNAQDFDIDVNGNVVTVRGERKEEKEEKGKTWHRTERRTGKFARTVTLPCNIQADEVAAEYTAGVLTVKLPKTEEARPKKIVVKAGQG